In Pelosinus sp. UFO1, one genomic interval encodes:
- a CDS encoding aminopeptidase codes for MDQRIRELAKNLIGYSTNLQKGEKILIEMFDDGLPLTKALVEEVYRVGGIPFVTVKNNKVIRELLKDATIDQLTMIAEWEAARMSGMDAYIGIRAAENSSELADISSEKIQLYQKYWNKPVHTDIRVPKTKWCVLRYPNNAMAQLANTSLETFEDFYFNVCNLNYGKMAKAMDPLIELIHKTDKVRIIGPGTDLKFSIKGIPAIKCSGSRNIPDGEVYTAPIKDSINGYLSYNTPSIQGGFTYENIRFEFINGKIEKATANDNEKINQLLDTDEGARYIGEFALGVNPYITDPMKDTLFDEKIKGSFHFTPGNAYDNAFNGNRSAIHWDIVCIQTPEYGGGEIWFDDRLIRKDGIFVIAELKGLNPENLI; via the coding sequence TTGGACCAGAGAATTCGAGAGCTAGCCAAAAACTTAATTGGCTATTCGACCAATCTGCAAAAGGGCGAGAAAATTTTAATTGAAATGTTTGATGATGGATTACCATTAACAAAGGCCTTGGTAGAAGAGGTATACCGGGTAGGGGGAATTCCTTTTGTCACGGTAAAAAACAATAAAGTGATCCGAGAACTATTAAAAGATGCCACCATTGATCAGTTGACGATGATTGCAGAATGGGAAGCAGCACGTATGAGCGGTATGGATGCGTATATCGGGATTAGAGCTGCAGAGAATAGCAGTGAGTTAGCTGATATTTCATCAGAAAAAATACAGCTTTATCAAAAATACTGGAACAAACCAGTGCACACAGATATCCGTGTTCCCAAAACAAAATGGTGTGTTCTTCGTTACCCCAATAATGCTATGGCTCAGTTAGCAAATACTAGTCTAGAAACTTTTGAGGACTTTTATTTCAATGTATGTAATTTGAACTATGGGAAAATGGCGAAAGCAATGGACCCTCTGATTGAATTAATCCATAAGACTGACAAAGTACGGATCATTGGCCCTGGTACCGACCTGAAATTTTCGATAAAAGGTATCCCAGCGATAAAATGTTCAGGTAGTAGGAATATTCCAGATGGTGAAGTATATACTGCGCCGATAAAGGATTCAATAAATGGCTACCTTTCCTATAATACTCCTTCTATTCAAGGTGGTTTCACTTACGAGAATATCCGCTTTGAGTTTATCAACGGGAAAATTGAAAAAGCCACTGCAAATGATAACGAAAAAATTAATCAACTGCTGGATACGGATGAGGGAGCGCGCTATATCGGTGAATTTGCTTTAGGTGTAAATCCCTATATTACAGATCCAATGAAAGATACACTGTTTGATGAAAAAATTAAAGGAAGCTTTCACTTCACTCCCGGAAATGCTTATGATAATGCCTTCAATGGCAACCGATCCGCCATACACTGGGATATAGTATGTATCCAGACTCCCGAATACGGTGGTGGTGAAATATGGTTTGATGATCGGCTGATTCGTAAAGATGGAATCTTTGTTATTGCCGAACTAAAAGGCTTAAATCCAGAAAATTTGATATAA
- a CDS encoding gamma-glutamyl-gamma-aminobutyrate hydrolase family protein, translating into MVIPVIGISASMLVTEDGSCLGNEQAYVNKHYVRALTSVGAAPLLLPIVEMNDSLIKVQLQQIDGLLLSGGYDVNPLLYGEEPLPELEYILPERDEYEIKLIHMALAMKKPVLGICRGMQIINVACGGTLYQDLSQYSLKHFKHQQKSKTDTASHTVEFIPNTKLRNIMNVDATKINTFHHQAIKDLAPGFVINAKAKDGIIEGFERIGDDFVIGLQWHPEMMMERDASMQEIFRSFIDFAKLA; encoded by the coding sequence GTGGTTATCCCAGTAATCGGTATTTCTGCCAGTATGTTGGTTACAGAAGACGGATCTTGTCTTGGCAATGAACAAGCCTATGTCAATAAACATTATGTAAGGGCATTAACTTCTGTAGGAGCGGCACCTTTGTTACTGCCAATCGTTGAGATGAATGATTCCCTTATTAAAGTTCAATTACAACAGATTGATGGCCTGCTACTTTCTGGCGGTTATGATGTAAATCCACTTTTGTATGGGGAAGAACCATTACCTGAACTTGAGTACATTCTTCCAGAAAGAGATGAATATGAGATTAAATTGATTCATATGGCCCTTGCCATGAAGAAACCTGTTCTTGGTATTTGCCGAGGAATGCAAATCATTAATGTTGCTTGCGGCGGCACCTTGTATCAAGACCTGAGCCAATATTCACTAAAACACTTTAAGCATCAACAAAAAAGCAAAACCGATACTGCCAGTCATACTGTAGAGTTTATTCCCAATACTAAGCTACGCAATATCATGAACGTAGATGCTACTAAAATTAATACCTTTCACCACCAGGCCATTAAAGATCTGGCTCCTGGTTTTGTTATCAATGCTAAGGCAAAGGATGGTATTATCGAAGGTTTTGAAAGAATAGGAGACGATTTTGTCATCGGATTGCAATGGCATCCTGAAATGATGATGGAAAGAGATGCTTCCATGCAGGAAATCTTTCGCAGCTTTATTGATTTTGCCAAATTAGCATGA